The Neoasaia chiangmaiensis sequence TCGTCATGCGGCCTGCATGGCAGGATGACGCGGAAACGGCAACTCGGGCGTGAGCGGCAGCGGTCTATTCCAGAGCGTTGCTGCCGCTCTCGCTGCGTGCGCTCGTCACGCCCGGCACACGCATCAGCCCCGTCAGGAGATCGCCGTAGCCCCGCGGTCCGCGAATACGTATGACGATCGAGATCGTGCCGTCCTCCACGTCCCGCTCAAGCCGCATATGCCCCGTGCTGAAACCCAGTTCGCGGATGCGGGCCCGAACGCGGTCCGGCAGACCGGCATCGTCCACCCCGGCCACCGCCACGATGAAGCCGGGCTTCTTGGCACTGGGGAAGTGCCGCAACAGGCGCGGCGTGACGAACATGACGAACAGATATCCCGCCGTTGTCGCCAAAGCGAGCGCGGTCATCCCCGCGCCGCACGCCATGCCGAGTGCCGCCGTCAGCCAGATGGAGGCCGCCGTCGTCAGACCCCGCACCGCATCGCGCCGCATGAAGATCACGCCGCCACCGATGAAACCCAGTCCGGACACGATCTGCGCGGCAACGCGCGATGGGTCCAGCACGACCCGCCCCGGCGCCAGCACATCGTCGAACCCGTATTTCGATACCAGCACGAACAGCGCCGACGCCACGCCGACCAGCGTATAGGTGCGGAAACCGGCGCTTTTCTGGCGATATTCCCGCTCCAGCCCGACGATTCCCGCCAGCAGGAACGCCAGCCCCAGTTCGCCGAATTGCAGCCAGCCCTGCCCGGCAGCGGTGCCGAATGGAAGAAATGCATGCATCGACGGTGCGGCGCTCCCCGGAAATCGAGACGTTGACGACGGATAAAATACGCTTGCGACCGGATGACGGTTCGCCGCCGCTTCCCTCCATGGCACGAACCCTGTTGGATAGGCGTGCCAAAAACCGATCGGACCGTTTCCTGCATGACGACATCCCCCGACACCGCTTCCCAGCCTGCCGGCAGTCGATCGGCCCTGTTCTGGCAGATCGTCGCGGGCACCGTGCTCGGCCTGGGCGCCGGGCTGTGGCTGCCGGGGCTGGCCGCGCGGATGCATTGGGCCGTCGATCTTTTTCTGCGGCTGATCGTCATGGCCGTGGGGCCGCTGCTGTTCTGCATCATCACGCTCGGCATCGTCGGCGCGGGATCGCTGCGCACGGTCGGCCGGCTCGGCGTGAAGACGCTGATCTATTTCGAAGGCATGACGACACTGGTGATGGTCGTCTCGGTCGGCGCGGCGCTCCTGCTGCGACCGGGAACCGGTATCGCGTTCATGCCGTCGCCCGACGATCTCCATGCGGCCGAAGGCTACACCGCCAATGTGCGGCACCTTCATCAGGGCGGCGCCACCGGATTCCTGTTGTCGCTGGTTCCGCGTTCACCGATCGCCGCCTTCGCTGACGGCAACATGCTTCAAATCCTGTTCTTCGCCATCCTGTTTGGCGTCTGTCTCAATGGCATCGGCACCGCTGGCGCGCCGATCACGCGGTTGCTGGAGGCGACGTCGCAACTGTTCTCGCGCATGATGACTATCATCATCGGGCTGGCCCCGCTGGGCGTGTTCGGGGCGATGGCCACGACGACCGCGCGCTACGGCCTTGGGGCGATTGCGCATCTGGCCGGCTTCGTCGCGCTGTATTGCGCGGCCATTGCGCTCTTCATGGCAATAGGGCTCGGCGGCTGCCTGCGTCTGTGCGGCGTCAGTCCATGGCATTTCCTGCGCCATTTCCGCGAGGAGCTCGTCATCACCGCCACAACCACCGCTTCGGACTCCGTGCTGCCGAGCGTCATGGCCAAGCTGGAACACATGGGGGTCGCGCGTCAGGTCGTGGGGTTGGTCGTGCCGGCAGGTTATTCGTTCAATCTGGACGCGCTGTCGATCTATCTCGGCTTCGCCGTCGTGTTCCTGGCACAGGCGACCGGCACGCCCCTTTCCACATGGCAGATCGTCGTCATGCTCGCGACGGCCTCCTTCACATCCAAGGGCGCGCATGGCGTGCCGGGCATGGGGATCGTGATCCTGGCGGCCACCCTCGCCGCCGTGCCGGCCATCCCGCCTGCCAGCATCGTGCTACTGGTCGCCGTGGACTGGTTCATCGGCATCGCGCGGGCCGTTGGCAATCTGGGGGGAAACTGCGTGGCGCCCGTCGTGATGGCCGCCTGGGAAGGACAACTGGATCGCGACCGCGCCGCTGCTGTCCTGGGTGGCTTTCGAACCGAGGATACCAAAACGATCGTGTAATGGCCGTAGACAGCGCTACGGGCAGGCTCGTCCCGAGCGGAAAATGTAAACCGTTTCCAGTTTCTTGAGCTCCAGATCGATATCGGACAGATAGCGGCAGGCCTGAAGCTGCTTGGCCTGTCGACGACGCAGCGCGTAAATCCGACATCGCAGCGCTCTCTCATCCAGTGCGCTGGCATCGATATCCTTTTGAGACTTTCGTTCGCGTCGCTTGCCTGTATTGATCATCTGGAAAACATCGTTCCGCAGGGGTCGCAAATTGTCATCGTCCGTACGTATCCGAAACGACAGGACGCGTCGCGGGCCATGATCGGCCCGGAATGTAAACGACTGCATCCCGATACAATATCTTTACATCAACCGTCGCCTGCCGCCACTTCCCGGCAACAAATACACCAGTCACACGCGCATTTCCGGCAACATTGACGCTGTCGGGCTTTCATCCGAACGTCCTGGTACAGCACGTTATCGCTGGAAAACCGACAATCTTCGCCACCCCTGAAACGAACATAGGACACCCTGCCATACCTTCCGTTACCCATTGTCTCGGAAAGGTGTTTTCGAAAAACAATCAGAAACAGAAATGAAATACAAATTTGATTACATTTAATAACATATGTGCTTTCTTATTACTTAAAATTACAGTTTTATTATGTGCCAAAGAAGCAACACTTAATTTTGTTTTCTATGTTTGGTGCAAGCGCAATATTGCTGTTTCTTTATTATTTATGCGACTGCCTTGGAAATTCCGGAATCGATCCGAAAACTCCGAGCCACAGGTGCAAGATGATACGCAAAGACAACAGAAGGCGACGTATTGGCCCCTTGCTGAGTGCCACATTCCTTGCCGCACTATCAGGCGGTTACTCCAGCGCCAACGCTCAGGACACAACGGCTGCAGGGCCGGCAACCACGGTCAGGAAGCACGCGCACCATACGCGCGGCGCCGCCACAAAAAGCAGGCCGTCCGCCCCTTCCAGAACAGTCAACGCACGCCAACAGGCAGTCGCCGGCACGACGGTGTCGCACGCCATGACGCAGTCCGGCGCGACGCGTGACAACAGCCCATACGTGTCCACAAAGTTTCCGGCCGAGGCGGTCAGTTCCAATGCGGAAAACATCGTCGTAACCGGCTCGGCGTTGAGCACGTCAAACAATACCAGCGCCAATCCGGTCCAGATCGTCACCGCCAAGCAGATCCAGCAGACCGGCGCGACCACGCTCAGCGATTTTTTCCAGCGCCTGCCTTCGGTTGGGTCCTCGGGCACCTACAACACACAGACGAACGGCACGGACGGCGCGTCCTGCCTCGATCTTCGCAATCTCGGCGAGACGCGCGTCCTTGTCCTCATTGATGGCAAGCGGACAGCCATCAATGGTGATTCGAACTGCGTCGACCTCAATGCAATTCCAGTCCAGGCCGTCGCAAGCGTCGAAATCCTGAAGGATGGCGGCTCGGAACTCTATGGCGCGGATGCCGTGTCGGGCGTCGTTAATATCAAGCTCCGGCACGATCTGAACGATGCGAACGTGACGCTCCGCGGCGGCATCACCGGGCACGGCGACAACCAGACCGGGCTGATCTCCGCCTATAAAGGCTGGAATTTCGACCATGGGAAAGGCAATCTGACGCTGTTTGCGTCCTACATGTCGCAAGGCGGCGTGCAGCAGGCAGACCGCTCCTGGTCGCGCTCGAATATCCAGATAAACGACCCCCTGTCCGCCTCCAACGTCAGCTACGGCTCGATCATCACGCCGAACGGCACATTTTTCGGTGAGACAACGAACAATACCTATCTGGGTAACGGCAAGGGCGGCCTGACGGACTACACCACATCCGGCCGATATAATTACGGAAACCAGCAATCGCTGGTCAATGCGTTACAGAACTCAAGCTTCTCCGGCGATACGCATTACGACGTCAACGATCACC is a genomic window containing:
- a CDS encoding MgtC/SapB family protein, producing MHAFLPFGTAAGQGWLQFGELGLAFLLAGIVGLEREYRQKSAGFRTYTLVGVASALFVLVSKYGFDDVLAPGRVVLDPSRVAAQIVSGLGFIGGGVIFMRRDAVRGLTTAASIWLTAALGMACGAGMTALALATTAGYLFVMFVTPRLLRHFPSAKKPGFIVAVAGVDDAGLPDRVRARIRELGFSTGHMRLERDVEDGTISIVIRIRGPRGYGDLLTGLMRVPGVTSARSESGSNALE
- a CDS encoding cation:dicarboxylate symporter family transporter, which translates into the protein MTTSPDTASQPAGSRSALFWQIVAGTVLGLGAGLWLPGLAARMHWAVDLFLRLIVMAVGPLLFCIITLGIVGAGSLRTVGRLGVKTLIYFEGMTTLVMVVSVGAALLLRPGTGIAFMPSPDDLHAAEGYTANVRHLHQGGATGFLLSLVPRSPIAAFADGNMLQILFFAILFGVCLNGIGTAGAPITRLLEATSQLFSRMMTIIIGLAPLGVFGAMATTTARYGLGAIAHLAGFVALYCAAIALFMAIGLGGCLRLCGVSPWHFLRHFREELVITATTTASDSVLPSVMAKLEHMGVARQVVGLVVPAGYSFNLDALSIYLGFAVVFLAQATGTPLSTWQIVVMLATASFTSKGAHGVPGMGIVILAATLAAVPAIPPASIVLLVAVDWFIGIARAVGNLGGNCVAPVVMAAWEGQLDRDRAAAVLGGFRTEDTKTIV